The proteins below come from a single Prolixibacter sp. NT017 genomic window:
- the purB gene encoding adenylosuccinate lyase, whose protein sequence is MDLQALTAISPIDGRYRGKVEELDEYFSEFALIKYRVFVEVEYFISLTEIPLPQLKSFDSSLKEKLRAIYEDFSLEDAQHIKDTEKVTNHDVKAVEYFVKEKFDGLGLETFKEFIHFGLTSQDINNTAVPCSIRDAIQNVYIPIFDEVVSKLEELSLAWEEIPMLARTHGQPASPTRLGKELKVFIERLNVQVELLKGIPCYAKFGGATGNFNAHFVAYPKIDWADFANNFVQNSLGLERSQVTTQIAHYDNYGAIFDNLKRINTILLDLDRDMWTYISMNYFKQKIKKGEVGSSAMPHKVNPIDFENSEGNLGIANAVFEHLSAKLPVSRLQRDLTDSTVLRNIGVPIAHTVIALKSTLKGLDKLLINMEAIEDDLEENWAVVAEAIQTILRREGYPNPYEALKELTRVNQKINRESIHEFVETLNVDEKVKVELKQITPQNYTGILI, encoded by the coding sequence ATGGATCTGCAAGCACTTACCGCTATTTCGCCTATCGACGGTCGTTACCGTGGAAAAGTTGAGGAATTGGACGAATACTTCTCGGAGTTTGCCCTGATAAAATACCGGGTTTTTGTGGAGGTTGAATATTTTATTTCGCTGACCGAAATCCCGTTACCCCAGTTGAAGTCATTCGATAGTTCACTGAAAGAAAAGCTGCGGGCTATTTATGAAGACTTCTCGTTGGAAGATGCACAGCACATTAAAGACACCGAAAAGGTGACGAATCATGATGTGAAGGCGGTGGAGTATTTTGTAAAAGAGAAGTTCGATGGGCTTGGACTGGAGACGTTCAAAGAGTTCATCCATTTCGGACTGACGTCGCAGGATATCAATAATACCGCTGTTCCGTGTTCCATCCGCGATGCGATTCAGAATGTGTACATCCCGATTTTTGATGAGGTGGTGTCGAAGCTCGAAGAGTTATCGCTGGCGTGGGAGGAAATCCCGATGCTGGCCCGCACACATGGACAACCGGCTTCTCCGACTCGTTTGGGAAAAGAGCTGAAAGTTTTCATCGAGCGGTTAAATGTGCAGGTGGAATTGCTGAAAGGAATCCCTTGCTATGCTAAATTTGGTGGGGCGACGGGTAATTTCAATGCGCATTTTGTAGCCTACCCTAAGATTGATTGGGCCGATTTCGCCAACAACTTTGTGCAGAACTCGTTGGGACTCGAGCGTTCGCAGGTGACGACCCAGATTGCTCACTACGATAATTACGGTGCGATTTTCGATAACCTGAAACGCATCAATACCATTCTTCTGGATTTGGATCGCGATATGTGGACTTATATCTCCATGAACTATTTCAAGCAGAAGATCAAAAAAGGCGAGGTGGGTTCTTCGGCTATGCCACATAAGGTGAATCCCATCGACTTTGAAAACTCAGAAGGAAACCTGGGAATTGCTAACGCTGTCTTTGAACATCTGTCAGCAAAACTGCCGGTTTCTCGCTTGCAGCGCGACCTGACCGACTCGACGGTTTTACGGAATATTGGTGTACCAATTGCTCACACGGTTATCGCTCTGAAATCGACCTTGAAAGGCCTCGATAAATTGCTGATCAATATGGAGGCGATTGAGGACGATCTCGAAGAAAACTGGGCGGTGGTTGCTGAAGCAATTCAAACGATTTTGCGTCGTGAGGGATATCCGAATCCATACGAAGCCTTGAAGGAATTAACACGCGTGAACCAGAAAATTAATCGCGAATCGATTCACGAATTTGTCGAAACATTGAACGTTGATGAGAAAGTGAAGGTTGAGCTGAAGCAAATTACGCCGCAGAACTATACCGGAATTCTCATCTGA
- a CDS encoding ABC transporter ATP-binding protein, with the protein MKGLFKLLGRYIPPYKVYVILNVVFNLLGAIFGAFSFAAISPVLGVLFGTQKMVNHPVEWALTLDSIKENFFYHISKVIEMHGRDSALVYIGGFMVIAVLMKVGFTYLASFMMVPIRNGVVRDIRNQIYHKILSLPIGFFTEERKGDIIARMTGDVQEIENSIMNSLEMLFKNPILIVISLVVMITMSWSLTIFVFLLLPVVGYFIGRVGKSLKKPSMSGQNKMGELLSTIEESLSGLRIIKAFNAEKKVSQRFEGENHQYYSIMNKLMWRRYLAHPMSEFLGTLVIVIVLWYGGRLVLHHQGGLSAQGFITYLVFFYSIINPAKAFSTALYSVQKGLASMERVDMVLNAQNSIRNREDAKRVSEFKDRIAYQDVTFRYKEDNVLKKVNLEIEKGKTVALVGQSGSGKSTFVDLLPRFYDVKEGQIKVDGIDIRDLDITDLRSLMGNVNQEPILFNDSFFNNIAFGVDNATEEDVMNAAKVANAHDFIMNTPNGYQSNIGDRGGKLSGGQRQRISIARAVLKNPPIMILDEATSALDTESEKLVQEALDNLMKNRTSIVVAHRLSTIKNADLICVFQNGEIVERGTHDELIAADGIYKKLHAMQNF; encoded by the coding sequence ATGAAAGGTCTTTTTAAACTTCTCGGTCGATATATTCCTCCTTACAAGGTTTACGTAATTTTGAATGTGGTTTTCAACTTGTTGGGAGCAATATTTGGAGCATTTTCTTTTGCGGCTATCAGTCCGGTACTGGGCGTGTTGTTTGGTACTCAAAAGATGGTGAATCATCCGGTTGAGTGGGCGCTGACCCTTGATAGTATCAAGGAGAATTTCTTTTATCATATCAGCAAAGTCATCGAAATGCATGGACGGGATTCGGCGTTGGTATACATCGGCGGGTTCATGGTGATTGCCGTGTTGATGAAGGTTGGTTTTACTTATCTCGCCAGTTTTATGATGGTGCCGATTCGTAACGGTGTTGTTCGCGATATCCGGAATCAGATCTATCACAAAATACTTTCTCTTCCTATCGGCTTCTTTACGGAGGAACGAAAGGGAGATATTATTGCGCGTATGACCGGTGATGTGCAGGAGATTGAGAATTCTATCATGAATTCTCTGGAAATGCTGTTCAAGAACCCCATTCTGATCGTCATTTCCCTGGTTGTGATGATCACCATGTCGTGGTCGCTGACCATTTTTGTGTTTTTGCTGCTGCCGGTGGTCGGATATTTTATTGGGCGGGTTGGAAAAAGCCTGAAAAAGCCGTCGATGAGCGGACAGAACAAGATGGGCGAGTTGCTTTCGACAATTGAAGAGTCGCTGTCCGGGTTACGTATCATCAAGGCTTTTAATGCTGAGAAAAAGGTGTCTCAGCGTTTCGAAGGTGAAAATCATCAGTATTACAGCATCATGAATAAGCTGATGTGGCGCCGGTATCTTGCTCATCCCATGAGTGAGTTTCTGGGAACGCTCGTTATTGTAATTGTTCTGTGGTACGGCGGTCGGTTGGTGCTTCATCATCAGGGCGGATTGAGTGCTCAGGGATTTATCACCTACCTGGTGTTCTTCTATAGTATTATCAATCCTGCAAAAGCTTTTTCTACAGCGCTTTATTCAGTTCAAAAAGGACTTGCTTCGATGGAGCGGGTGGATATGGTATTGAATGCACAGAATAGTATCCGTAACCGGGAAGACGCCAAGCGAGTTTCAGAATTCAAAGATCGAATTGCTTATCAGGATGTGACTTTCCGGTACAAAGAGGACAATGTGCTGAAGAAGGTGAATCTGGAAATTGAAAAAGGAAAAACGGTCGCACTGGTCGGACAATCGGGTTCAGGAAAGTCGACCTTCGTCGATCTGCTTCCACGTTTCTACGACGTGAAAGAGGGACAGATCAAGGTTGACGGAATCGATATTCGTGATTTGGATATTACCGATTTACGAAGCCTGATGGGAAATGTGAACCAGGAACCGATTCTTTTCAACGACAGTTTCTTCAATAATATCGCTTTTGGCGTGGACAATGCGACTGAAGAGGACGTAATGAACGCCGCCAAGGTGGCGAACGCACATGATTTCATCATGAATACTCCGAATGGCTATCAATCGAATATTGGTGATCGGGGAGGAAAACTTTCAGGCGGACAGCGTCAGCGTATTTCCATTGCCCGGGCCGTTTTAAAGAATCCTCCAATCATGATTTTGGATGAAGCCACATCAGCTTTAGATACCGAATCAGAAAAACTCGTGCAGGAGGCCTTGGATAACTTGATGAAAAACAGGACATCCATCGTTGTTGCTCACCGTTTGTCGACCATTAAGAATGCCGACTTGATTTGTGTGTTCCAAAATGGCGAAATTGTGGAGCGTGGGACGCATGACGAGCTGATTGCTGCTGATGGTATCTATAAAAAGTTGCATGCGATGCAGAATTTTTAA
- a CDS encoding dipeptidyl peptidase 3: MSDNFKFFSEKFADLKILRYKVDGFEQLTLEQKRLIYYLSRAALAGRDILWDQNNEYNLRLRKILETIYQTFDGDRKTKEFKQFEVYLKRIWFSNGMHHHYSMDKILPEFSQKYFLHLIGRSNWSDFEHPQKLIHELLPIIFDPGLESKRVSLDSTKDLLLESANNFYKDVTQAEAELFYAQLNSNASENPPSFGLNSKLVMENGELVEKKWKENGLYSEAIQEIVKWLQKAQEVAESPAQKRSIAKLIIFYQTGDLKSFDEHSIEWVKDIESQVDFVNGFIEVYGDALGIKGSWESIVNFKDEEATRRTEIISNNAQWFENHSPVSSEFKKEKVTGVSAKVITVAMLGGDCHPATPIGINLPNAEWIREQYGSKSVTIENITYAYHQASLGDGMLEEFCWDKEEIERARKHGYLGNNLHTDLHECLGHGSGRMKKGVTVDALKNYYSTLEETRADLFALYFIMDPKLVELGLTESDETAKAEYDGYIRNGLLTQLVRIENGKDLEESHMRNRQLIARWVYDKGSSENVIERKERNDKTFFVINDYQRLRDLFGELLKEVQRIKSEGDYEAGKALVENYGVKVIRDLHNEVLERYKKLNLAPYAGFLNPDYEVIEEDGEIKDIRISYPENFAKQMLDYSKHHSFLPIVN; encoded by the coding sequence ATGAGTGACAATTTCAAGTTTTTCAGCGAAAAGTTTGCTGACTTAAAAATCCTTCGCTACAAAGTAGATGGATTCGAGCAACTGACTCTGGAACAGAAAAGACTAATATATTATCTCAGTCGCGCAGCTTTGGCTGGCCGCGATATTTTGTGGGATCAAAACAACGAGTACAACCTGCGCCTGCGTAAAATACTCGAAACCATTTATCAGACATTCGACGGAGACCGTAAAACAAAAGAGTTCAAACAGTTTGAAGTCTATCTGAAGCGGATTTGGTTTTCCAACGGAATGCACCATCATTATTCGATGGACAAGATCCTACCCGAGTTTTCACAAAAATATTTTCTCCATCTCATTGGGCGCTCCAACTGGTCTGATTTTGAACATCCCCAAAAACTGATACACGAGTTATTGCCAATCATTTTCGACCCCGGACTTGAAAGCAAGCGGGTTTCCCTCGATTCGACGAAAGATTTGCTTCTGGAATCGGCCAATAACTTTTACAAAGATGTGACACAGGCCGAAGCCGAACTCTTTTATGCTCAGTTGAACAGTAACGCGAGTGAAAATCCGCCCTCCTTCGGATTAAACTCGAAACTGGTGATGGAGAACGGCGAGCTCGTTGAGAAAAAGTGGAAAGAGAACGGGTTGTATTCCGAAGCCATCCAGGAGATTGTAAAATGGTTGCAAAAGGCACAGGAAGTTGCGGAATCGCCGGCCCAAAAACGAAGCATCGCCAAGCTCATCATCTTTTACCAAACCGGTGATTTGAAGAGTTTTGACGAACACAGCATCGAATGGGTAAAGGATATTGAGAGCCAGGTCGATTTCGTGAACGGTTTCATTGAAGTATACGGCGATGCGCTGGGAATAAAAGGAAGCTGGGAGTCCATCGTGAATTTCAAAGACGAAGAAGCTACCCGGCGCACTGAGATTATCAGCAACAATGCACAATGGTTTGAAAATCATTCGCCGGTTTCATCGGAGTTCAAAAAAGAAAAAGTGACCGGTGTTTCAGCCAAAGTAATTACGGTGGCTATGCTGGGAGGTGATTGTCACCCGGCTACGCCAATTGGAATCAATCTCCCCAATGCTGAATGGATTCGGGAGCAATACGGTTCCAAGTCGGTAACCATCGAAAATATTACGTATGCGTATCACCAGGCATCGCTGGGAGATGGCATGCTGGAGGAGTTTTGCTGGGACAAAGAAGAAATCGAGCGTGCCCGAAAGCACGGATATCTCGGGAACAACCTCCATACCGATTTGCACGAATGCCTTGGACACGGCTCCGGCCGAATGAAAAAAGGGGTAACCGTTGATGCGCTGAAGAACTACTATTCAACGCTCGAAGAGACTCGCGCCGATCTGTTTGCGCTCTATTTTATTATGGATCCCAAATTGGTGGAGCTCGGATTAACCGAATCGGATGAAACGGCAAAAGCCGAATACGACGGCTACATCCGCAACGGACTCCTGACGCAGCTCGTTAGAATCGAAAACGGGAAAGACCTGGAGGAATCACATATGCGTAACCGCCAGCTAATTGCCCGCTGGGTTTACGATAAAGGAAGCTCGGAAAATGTGATTGAACGCAAAGAGCGGAACGATAAAACCTTCTTTGTTATCAACGATTACCAACGCTTGCGTGACCTCTTCGGCGAATTACTGAAAGAAGTGCAACGCATCAAATCGGAAGGTGATTACGAAGCGGGAAAAGCATTGGTTGAAAACTATGGCGTAAAAGTTATTCGTGATTTACACAACGAAGTACTGGAACGCTACAAGAAGCTGAATCTCGCGCCTTACGCCGGTTTCCTGAATCCGGATTACGAAGTGATTGAAGAAGACGGTGAAATTAAAGACATCAGAATTTCGTACCCAGAAAACTTTGCAAAACAGATGCTCGATTACTCCAAACATCACAGCTTTTTGCCAATTGTCAACTAG
- a CDS encoding LytTR family DNA-binding domain-containing protein, with protein sequence MNCLIVDDDRVCRTVLEKYIDRTKLFEKYFSLESAIDALKLLQKGKDKIDILFLDIEMPEMNGMELLSVMDHTPQVIIVSSREKYALNAFEYDVTDYLLKPVTFPRFMRSVNRAIANIQKDAKVNQDVREDIFSEDEWGKGILWIKNNSKLDPVNPEDIIYIESVENYAQFITFDDKYTVHYTLKLLDEKLPNKLFIRIHRSYIVNVKQIKRIHGNTLEVETKDGTHSLPFGKSYRDPLLKRLHVLSSKQ encoded by the coding sequence ATGAACTGTTTAATCGTAGATGATGACCGGGTTTGCAGGACCGTATTGGAGAAATACATCGATCGGACAAAACTCTTTGAAAAATATTTTTCGTTGGAAAGTGCTATAGACGCACTGAAACTCCTGCAAAAAGGCAAAGACAAAATTGATATTCTTTTTCTCGACATTGAAATGCCGGAGATGAACGGAATGGAATTGCTGAGTGTGATGGACCATACTCCGCAGGTTATTATTGTGTCTTCCCGGGAAAAATATGCCTTAAACGCATTTGAGTACGACGTCACCGATTACCTGTTAAAGCCGGTTACTTTTCCACGTTTTATGCGTTCGGTCAATCGGGCGATTGCTAACATACAGAAAGATGCGAAGGTTAACCAGGACGTGCGGGAAGATATTTTTTCTGAGGACGAATGGGGGAAAGGGATCTTATGGATCAAAAACAACTCAAAACTTGATCCTGTCAATCCCGAGGACATTATTTACATCGAATCCGTCGAGAACTACGCACAGTTTATCACTTTCGACGATAAGTATACGGTACACTACACCTTAAAACTACTCGATGAAAAACTCCCCAACAAATTATTTATCCGAATTCACCGTTCATACATTGTGAATGTGAAACAGATTAAACGCATTCACGGAAATACACTCGAGGTGGAAACAAAAGATGGTACGCACTCATTGCCTTTTGGTAAGTCGTACCGCGATCCGCTTCTCAAGCGACTTCACGTACTAAGTTCCAAACAGTAG
- a CDS encoding RNA methyltransferase, whose product MSKELINYLSEYITRERKELFEKVLNSRTRYLTVVLEDIYQPQNASAVLRSCDCFGIQDVHIIENKNRFQVNPNVTLGSTKWLNLHHYRDQKQNTLDCIHQLRESGYRIVATSPHANDTNLEDFDLEKGKTALIFGTELTGISEIVENNADEFLKIPMFGFTESFNISVSAAIILHHLNLRLRQSDIDYLFTEVEKDEIHLAWLRKTIKSSALIEKKFYRDKKSAL is encoded by the coding sequence ATGAGCAAAGAACTGATAAACTACCTTTCGGAATACATTACGCGTGAGCGTAAAGAACTTTTTGAGAAAGTCTTAAATTCCAGAACTCGTTACCTGACCGTCGTTCTGGAAGATATTTACCAACCACAAAACGCCAGTGCCGTGTTACGCTCCTGCGATTGTTTCGGAATTCAGGACGTACATATTATAGAAAACAAAAACCGTTTTCAGGTTAATCCGAATGTGACACTGGGCTCAACCAAATGGCTTAACCTTCATCACTATCGCGACCAGAAGCAGAATACTCTTGACTGCATTCATCAATTACGGGAGAGTGGATACCGGATTGTAGCCACCTCACCCCACGCGAACGACACCAACCTAGAAGATTTCGATTTGGAGAAAGGGAAAACCGCGCTGATTTTCGGAACAGAACTAACCGGAATCTCGGAAATCGTAGAAAATAATGCTGATGAATTTCTAAAAATTCCCATGTTTGGTTTTACCGAAAGTTTCAATATATCGGTCTCAGCCGCCATCATTCTTCATCATTTGAACTTGCGGCTCCGCCAAAGCGATATCGACTACCTTTTTACAGAAGTAGAGAAAGATGAAATCCATCTGGCATGGTTACGAAAAACCATCAAAAGTTCAGCCCTTATCGAGAAGAAATTCTACCGTGATAAAAAAAGCGCCCTCTAA
- a CDS encoding HU family DNA-binding protein, with protein MNKAQLIDAIAAEAGLTKADAKKALDAFVKTTTDALKKSDRVALIGFGSFATTERPARQGRNPQTGATINIPAKKIVKFKAGSELTDSVQ; from the coding sequence ATGAACAAAGCTCAATTAATTGATGCCATTGCTGCTGAAGCTGGCCTGACTAAAGCAGATGCTAAGAAAGCTCTTGATGCTTTCGTTAAAACCACAACTGATGCACTGAAGAAAAGTGATCGTGTTGCTCTTATAGGTTTTGGTTCATTTGCAACCACCGAACGTCCTGCACGTCAGGGTCGTAATCCTCAAACTGGTGCGACAATTAACATTCCTGCCAAGAAGATTGTAAAATTCAAAGCTGGTAGCGAATTGACTGACAGCGTTCAGTAA
- a CDS encoding (Fe-S)-binding protein: MEVDLFIPCFIDQLYPKTAWNTIRVLERAGCKVHYNPEQTCCGQPAYNSGYFDEARTLARKFLKDFRGKRPMVSPGASCSGYVRDGFADLFDETSGEYQEYIHRKENVIELTDFLVNHLGVVDFGASFPHKVTYHDACSALRGYGIREEPRKLLQNVDGLELIEMEETHECCGFGGTFAVKHKAISSVMTQNKVENALKTGAEFIVSTEASCLMNISGYIKRQKLPVKVLHIADVLAAF; the protein is encoded by the coding sequence ATGGAAGTCGACTTGTTTATTCCTTGTTTTATCGATCAGTTATATCCGAAGACAGCATGGAACACTATTCGTGTTTTGGAGCGGGCAGGTTGTAAAGTGCACTACAATCCCGAGCAAACCTGTTGTGGACAGCCGGCCTATAACAGCGGTTATTTTGATGAAGCACGGACATTGGCAAGGAAATTTCTGAAAGACTTTCGTGGAAAACGTCCGATGGTTAGTCCCGGGGCCTCCTGTTCGGGATACGTGCGTGATGGATTTGCCGATCTGTTTGATGAGACGTCCGGAGAGTACCAGGAGTATATTCACCGCAAGGAAAACGTAATTGAGCTGACCGATTTTCTGGTTAATCATTTGGGTGTCGTCGATTTTGGAGCCTCTTTTCCGCATAAAGTGACATACCATGATGCCTGTTCCGCTTTGCGCGGATATGGAATTCGCGAAGAACCCCGTAAGCTTTTGCAAAACGTTGATGGTCTTGAGCTTATTGAGATGGAAGAAACACACGAGTGCTGTGGGTTTGGGGGTACGTTTGCCGTAAAACACAAGGCAATATCTTCGGTGATGACACAAAATAAGGTCGAGAATGCTCTGAAAACCGGAGCTGAATTCATTGTTTCAACCGAAGCATCCTGCCTGATGAATATATCGGGATATATTAAACGTCAGAAGTTACCCGTTAAAGTGCTTCACATCGCCGACGTGCTGGCCGCTTTCTAA
- the htpG gene encoding molecular chaperone HtpG: MEGRIGVTSENLFPIIKKFLYSDHDIFLREIVSNAVDATQKLKTLASVGSYSGNAEDLKVRVKLDKDAGTITVSDNGIGMTEEEVNKYINQIAFSGANEFLEKYKNDANAIIGHFGLGFYSSFMVSDKVEVITKSHQDGAKAVKWSCNGSPEYTMEEVDKDEVGTDIVMYINDDSKEFLDETRISVLLNKYCKFLPIPVIFGKKKEWKGEEYVETDEDNQINDVSPAWTRMPADLEEEDYHNFYHQLYPMVDEPLFNIHLNVDYPFNLTGILYFPKIKNTIEVQKNKIQLYSNQVFVTDSVEGIVPEFLTLLHGVLDSPDIPLNVSRSYLQSDSNVKKISSHITKKVADRLQEIFKENREEFEQKWDDLKLFIEYGMLTDEKFYERALKFFLLGNTEGKKFTWEEYENLIKENQTDKDNKMVYLYANHHEDQFSFIEAAKEKGYDVLLMEDPLSTHLLNALEQKYPEKRFVRVDADVVEKLIPKADDDKEKLTLEEKNELSPVFQAIVPNGKGNFIVDFEDLGEKANPMVITQNEFMRRMKDMSQMQAGMSMYGELPDSYNLVVNIGHPLVKQILEDKDAALASELEKINNEIADQQKEKEALDKLKEGKKDEEVPQEEKDKLKELDDKITSLEADKRSKLETFGRGNQLANQLVDLALLANNMLRGSDLNKFVKRSIELIK, translated from the coding sequence ATGGAAGGAAGAATTGGTGTTACCAGTGAAAACCTGTTTCCGATTATTAAGAAATTTCTCTATTCCGATCACGACATTTTCCTTCGGGAGATTGTTTCGAACGCTGTGGATGCTACTCAAAAACTGAAGACGCTTGCCTCAGTAGGTAGTTACAGTGGCAATGCCGAAGATTTGAAGGTGCGGGTCAAGCTCGATAAAGACGCCGGAACCATTACCGTTTCTGATAACGGTATTGGAATGACCGAAGAGGAGGTAAACAAGTACATCAATCAGATTGCCTTCTCAGGAGCGAATGAATTCCTCGAAAAATATAAGAACGATGCCAATGCCATTATTGGTCACTTCGGTTTGGGATTCTATTCTTCGTTCATGGTTTCCGATAAGGTGGAAGTCATTACTAAATCGCACCAGGATGGAGCCAAAGCAGTGAAATGGAGCTGTAACGGAAGTCCGGAATATACCATGGAAGAGGTTGATAAGGACGAAGTTGGTACCGATATTGTCATGTACATCAATGACGATTCCAAGGAATTTCTTGATGAGACTCGCATCTCAGTTCTGTTGAACAAGTACTGCAAATTTCTTCCGATTCCGGTCATTTTCGGTAAGAAGAAAGAATGGAAAGGCGAAGAATACGTCGAGACTGACGAGGATAACCAGATAAACGATGTGTCTCCGGCCTGGACCCGTATGCCGGCTGACCTGGAGGAAGAAGATTATCACAATTTTTACCATCAGTTGTACCCCATGGTGGATGAGCCACTGTTCAACATTCACCTGAACGTGGATTATCCTTTCAATCTGACCGGTATTCTATATTTCCCGAAAATCAAGAATACCATTGAGGTACAGAAGAATAAGATTCAACTTTACAGCAACCAGGTTTTTGTGACCGATTCGGTGGAAGGGATTGTTCCTGAGTTCCTGACGCTCTTGCACGGAGTGCTCGATTCACCTGATATTCCGTTGAACGTTTCCCGTTCTTATCTGCAGAGCGACTCGAACGTGAAGAAAATTAGTAGCCACATTACGAAGAAAGTGGCCGATCGTCTACAGGAGATCTTCAAGGAAAATCGTGAAGAATTTGAACAGAAATGGGATGATCTGAAGCTTTTCATCGAATACGGCATGCTCACCGATGAGAAATTCTATGAGCGTGCACTGAAATTCTTCCTGTTAGGGAATACCGAAGGCAAAAAGTTTACCTGGGAAGAATATGAAAACCTCATTAAGGAAAACCAGACCGACAAGGACAACAAAATGGTTTACCTGTATGCCAACCATCACGAGGATCAGTTCAGTTTTATTGAAGCAGCTAAAGAAAAAGGCTACGATGTGTTGCTGATGGAAGATCCGTTGTCGACACACCTGCTGAATGCGTTGGAGCAGAAGTACCCTGAAAAACGTTTCGTTCGTGTGGATGCTGATGTGGTGGAAAAACTGATTCCGAAAGCTGACGACGACAAAGAAAAACTCACACTGGAAGAGAAGAACGAGCTGAGTCCGGTTTTCCAGGCCATTGTTCCTAACGGAAAAGGAAATTTCATTGTCGATTTCGAAGACTTGGGAGAAAAGGCAAATCCAATGGTGATCACTCAGAACGAGTTTATGCGCCGTATGAAAGATATGTCGCAAATGCAGGCCGGAATGAGCATGTATGGCGAGTTGCCCGACAGCTACAATCTGGTGGTAAATATCGGTCATCCGCTCGTTAAGCAGATACTGGAAGACAAGGATGCAGCCTTGGCTTCGGAACTGGAAAAGATAAACAACGAGATAGCAGATCAGCAAAAAGAGAAAGAGGCATTGGATAAGCTGAAAGAAGGTAAAAAAGATGAAGAAGTTCCTCAGGAGGAAAAAGATAAGCTGAAGGAGCTGGATGATAAGATTACCTCTCTTGAAGCGGACAAGCGTTCCAAACTTGAGACTTTTGGACGCGGAAATCAACTGGCCAATCAATTGGTCGATCTGGCTCTGCTAGCCAACAACATGCTGCGAGGTAGTGATTTGAATAAGTTTGTAAAGCGCAGTATTGAGTTGATAAAATAA